One Phaseolus vulgaris cultivar G19833 chromosome 11, P. vulgaris v2.0, whole genome shotgun sequence genomic window carries:
- the LOC137835445 gene encoding uncharacterized protein: MEISVQNFSPDVAMHLMLATLRLRPFTDNLCMQPTTSLDELRKRATKFMQLEELREFRKHALAEASGEKNKDEKECQGRLGHRGDRRRDNRGSRFSRYTPLMVERGRILDKALNVEPIPHPRKAANPSNMERRKQCRYHQNSGHSTEECQAFKDKIDELIQARHRAGSLGVAETRGIPLAGTSPLKDDHMVISVNIDRVTIRKTLVDQGSAVDILYWKTFNAMRIPEVEMVSYDDHVVGFSGERVGTKGYFELYATFGEEKSCKTIKIQNLVIIANTSYNILLGRSSINQLMAIVSTPNLAMKFPSPSEDILTIHIDQKEVRECYA; the protein is encoded by the exons ATGGAAATAAGCGTACAAAACTTTAGCCCGGATGTTGCCATGCATCTCATGTTAGCAACTCTGCGACTGAGACCGTTTACCGACAACCTCTGCATGCAGCCAACCACTAGCCTTGACGAACTTAGGAAGAGAGCAACTAAGTTCATGCAGTTGGAGGAGCTGAGGGAGTTTCGCAAACATGCCCTTGCCGAAGCTAGTGGGGAGAAGAATAAGGATGAGAAAGAATGCCAAGGCCGATTAGGCCACCGCGGCGATAGACGCAGAGATAACCGGGGAAGCCGGTTCTCGAGATATACCCCCTTGATGGTTGAAAGGGGAAGAATCCTGGACAAGGCGCTCAATGTCGAGCCGATCCCTCATCCCAGGAAGGCAGCCAACCCAAGTAATATGGAAAGAAGAAAGCAGTGTCGGTATCACCAGAACAGTGGGCATTCTACAGAAGAGTGTCAGGCTTTTAAAGATAAGATCGACGAGCTCATCCAAGCCAGGCACCGCGCCGGTTCGTTAGGGGTAGCCGAGACGCGAGGCATTCCCCTCGCAGGGACAAGCCCGCTAAAA GACGACCACATGGTGATATCGGTCAATATTGACAGAGTCACCATTAGAAAGACGTTGGTAGATCAAGGAAGCGCAGTAGACATCCTCTACTGGAAGACCTTCAACGCTATGAGGATACCCGAGGTCGAGATGGTTTCATACGATGACCATGTGGTTGGCTTCTCGGGTGAGAGAGTGGGTACCAAGGGCTACTTCGAGCTCTACGCCACCTTCGGCGAGGAGAAGAGCTGCAAGACTATCAAGATTCAAAATTTGGTGATCATTGCAAAtacctcctacaacatcctccttGGACGATCGTCCATCAATCAACTAATGGCGATCGTATCAACGCCCAATTTGGCGATGAAGTTCCCTTCACCATCGGAGGACATCCTTACGATCCATATCGACCAAAAGGAAGTAAGGGAATGCTATGCCTAG
- the LOC137835460 gene encoding uncharacterized protein — protein sequence METPFSLVYGSNARIPVEIHESLPRFLGFVAEESNEERRVNLDLIDEAREEAKIKAEAVKRRVERQYSSKVKLRKFQVGDLVMRKAHPYELENKLSPKWTGPFRIAKAKGNGSYKSETLEGGPIPRSWNPANLKFYFS from the coding sequence atggagacacccttcagcttaGTGTACGGATCGAACGCCAGGATCCCAGTGGAGATCCATGAGAGCTTGCCCCGTTTCCTGGGCTTTGTGgcggaagaatccaacgaagaaaggagggtgaacctggacctgatAGACGAAGCTAGAGAAGAAGCGAAAATTAAGGCtgaggccgtgaagagaagagtggagcgtcagTACAGCTCCAAGGTGAAGCTGCGAAAGTTCCAAGTTGGTgatctggtcatgaggaaggcccacccctacgaattagaaaacaagttgtctcccaagtggactggaccgtttaGGATAGCCAAGGCCAAAGGGAATGGTTCGTATAAGTCAGAGACTTTAGAAGGgggccccatcccacgtagCTGGAATCCggcgaatttaaagttttatttcagttga
- the LOC137835470 gene encoding uncharacterized protein produces MLRHYFHTFTVVVMTNLPIQKVLQKPNVAGRMVRWAVELSEFDIRYEPWGSIKGQLYADFVAELSPGGNPQEGELGSQWMLSVDGFSNQQGSDVGIILEGPNGVLIEQALRFAFKASNNQAEYEALITGMLLAKEMGAQSLLAKSDSQLVTGQVIGEYQAKDPQMPAYLRYVEVLKRAFAAFELVHVPREQNARVDLLAKLASSGKEGRQRTVIQETLKTPRKFVVDNRVDVLHVSTTRGKPRSHRSLSQDTAKAPCISTYAASPEEERGVRICALEEGDTWMTPYR; encoded by the coding sequence ATGCTTCGGCACTATTTCCACAccttcacagtggtggtaatgacaAACCTTCCTATCCAGAAGGTGCTCCAAAAGCCAAACGTGgctgggaggatggttcgctgggcagtggaactgtcggagtttgacattCGATACGAGCCCtggggatccatcaaagggcaactCTATGCAGATTTCGTGGCAGAGCTGTCACCAGGGGGAAACCCCCAAGAAGGGGAATTAGGGTCACAGTGGATGCTCTCCGTGGATGGGTTCTCCAACCAGCAGGGGAGCGATGTTGGGATcatcttggaggggcctaatGGAGTGTTGATTGAACAGGCtttacgcttcgccttcaaagcaagcaacaaccaagcggAGTACGAGGCGCTAATCACTGGGATGCttttggccaaggagatgggggcgCAAAGCCTCTTGGCGAAGAGCGACTCACAATTGGTTACGGGACAAGTAATAGGGGAGTatcaggcgaaggacccacaaaTGCCCGCATACTTAAGGTACGTCGAGGTGTTGAAGAGAGCCTTCGCTGCGTTTGAGTTGGTGCATGTCCccagggagcaaaatgccagagttgacctgcttgccaagctggccagctcaggcaaggagggaaggcagaggaccgtAATACAGGAGACCCTCAAGACGCCGCGGAAGTTCGTTGtagacaacagggtggacgtccttCATGTTAGTACAACAAGAGGAAaaccaaggagtcatcgctctCTGAGCCAAGATACGGCAAAGGCACCCTGCATCAGTACTTATGCGGCCTCGCCAGAAGAAGAAAGGGGCGTACGGATATGTGCTTTGGAGGAAGGCGACACAtggatgaccccttacaggTGA